The Solibacillus daqui genome has a segment encoding these proteins:
- the flgM gene encoding flagellar biosynthesis anti-sigma factor FlgM gives MKINPLGLQAINSYKKQARTEKTENVQKSFADHIEISSKAKVMQATNTYANERAERIKQLKADIDSGEYKVDAKQVAADMLKYYRR, from the coding sequence ATGAAGATCAATCCATTAGGTTTGCAGGCGATTAATTCATATAAAAAGCAAGCACGCACAGAAAAAACAGAGAACGTGCAAAAATCATTCGCCGATCATATCGAAATTTCATCAAAGGCAAAAGTAATGCAAGCGACGAACACGTATGCAAATGAACGTGCAGAGCGCATTAAACAACTAAAAGCCGATATCGATTCAGGCGAGTACAAGGTAGATGCAAAGCAAGTCGCAGCAGACATGCTAAAATACTACCGCCGCTAA
- a CDS encoding flagellar protein FlgN, which yields MSIATIVATLEKLEKMHKSLLELALAKTEYIKQGDMEKLDQLIKNEQAHVAAIDTIEQQRQVMVTDYLRAKGIALTDTPSVAEVIEVAQASEPTEALVAVRERLVELLGKLKAQNDLNQKMVLNSLQIINITLDAMRPQPRSEQFNYSGAEVRGQSDISRRSFNEFKA from the coding sequence ATGTCAATTGCCACAATTGTTGCGACGCTAGAAAAGCTTGAAAAAATGCACAAGAGCCTACTTGAACTAGCGCTAGCAAAAACAGAATATATTAAGCAAGGTGATATGGAAAAGCTTGATCAGCTCATTAAAAATGAACAAGCACATGTAGCGGCTATTGATACGATTGAGCAACAGCGTCAAGTGATGGTAACGGATTACCTACGAGCAAAAGGAATTGCTCTCACTGATACACCATCTGTTGCCGAGGTGATTGAAGTTGCTCAAGCAAGCGAGCCGACAGAAGCGTTAGTAGCTGTACGTGAACGTTTAGTAGAGCTACTAGGTAAATTAAAAGCTCAAAATGATTTGAATCAAAAAATGGTGCTGAACTCATTGCAGATTATCAATATTACACTAGATGCGATGCGCCCACAGCCACGTTCAGAACAGTTCAACTATTCTGGTGCAGAAGTGCGCGGTCAATCCGATATTTCACGCCGCTCATTTAATGAATTTAAAGCCTAA
- a CDS encoding ComF family protein, protein MNKPITHCLLCERELQGNVGWKELLKKSLPKTICHRCEQRFEKVEEQTNPNITTLFHYNDAMKDYVHRYKFLHDVVLAHVFNTALHEHLKSERRLIIPIPMHEESLKIRSFAQVDELLKAVHIPFQHHLTKQTDEQQSKKTRAQRLETVQLFSVNNPSLIKHKDILLIDDIYTTGTTLQHAKNALLEAGANTVTGFALIHS, encoded by the coding sequence ATGAATAAACCGATTACGCACTGCTTATTATGTGAACGTGAATTACAAGGGAATGTTGGATGGAAAGAGCTATTAAAAAAATCGCTACCAAAAACAATATGTCATCGCTGCGAGCAACGTTTCGAAAAAGTCGAAGAGCAAACAAATCCAAACATCACCACATTATTTCATTACAATGACGCCATGAAAGATTATGTACACCGCTATAAATTTCTCCATGATGTTGTACTTGCACATGTATTTAACACAGCACTCCACGAACATTTGAAAAGTGAAAGACGCCTCATCATTCCAATTCCGATGCATGAAGAAAGTTTAAAAATCCGCAGCTTTGCACAAGTAGATGAACTATTAAAAGCAGTTCATATCCCATTTCAGCATCATCTCACTAAACAAACTGATGAACAGCAGTCAAAGAAAACAAGAGCACAACGGTTAGAAACAGTTCAGTTGTTTAGTGTAAATAATCCAAGTCTAATAAAACATAAAGATATTTTATTAATTGACGATATTTACACTACAGGTACTACATTACAGCATGCCAAAAATGCATTGCTAGAAGCAGGCGCAAATACAGTAACCGGATTTGCATTAATCCACAGTTAA
- a CDS encoding TIGR03826 family flagellar region protein — MAELRNCPMCQEFFNYTGLREVCHKCAQKEEDMYQVVYRFLRKRENRAANIDRIVEATGVERDLLYKWVRKGRLHPATFPSLGYPCDNCGHLTTKGKLCDKCQGELKADLRTFEAAKEFREDVVRRDRGTYHADKR, encoded by the coding sequence ATGGCAGAGTTAAGAAATTGTCCGATGTGCCAAGAATTCTTTAATTACACAGGCTTACGTGAAGTATGTCATAAATGTGCACAAAAAGAAGAGGATATGTATCAAGTCGTCTATCGTTTTTTACGGAAGCGTGAAAATCGCGCGGCCAATATTGATCGCATTGTAGAAGCAACAGGTGTAGAACGTGATTTGCTATACAAGTGGGTGCGTAAAGGGAGATTACATCCAGCGACTTTCCCAAGCTTAGGCTATCCATGTGATAACTGCGGGCATTTAACGACAAAGGGTAAGTTATGCGATAAATGCCAAGGGGAATTAAAGGCTGATTTACGCACGTTTGAAGCAGCAAAAGAATTCCGTGAAGATGTAGTGCGCCGAGATCGCGGTACTTATCACGCAGATAAACGATAA